The DNA window acagagacagagaaaaagacagagacagagacagacacagagacagagagaaagacagagacagagacagagagaaagacagagacagagacagagacagagagaaagacagagacagagacagagagaaagacagagacagagacagagacacagagacagagagaaagacagagacagagacagacacagagacagagagaaagacagagacagagacagagagagagacagagagaaagacagagacagagacagagagagagacaaagacaatgGGGGAAAGACAACGAGGCGTATTCTTTTTCATATTATGTGCATTTAtatcctgtgtgtttgtgtatttgacagatttttgtgtctctgtgtttaagaACAGACTAATGTCAATGCTGTTCTTATTTTTCAACTcagactgtgtatgtgcgtgtgtgtgtatgtgtgtatttacatgtttgtgtgtcagtgtgagagtttgttctcagtgtgtgtgtatgggtgtgtgtttgtgtgtgtatgagaatgtacatgtgtatgagagtttgtgtgtgtctgtgtatttgtgcatctgtatttgtgtgtgtgtgtgagttctcaCCCTGCTGTATGACCCTCCAGGAGGCAAAGAGTGAGTGGTGTAAAGGCAGGGCGGGATATTCGGGGTTGTCGTGGTAACCGGGGCCCAGTCTGTTGACCACCGGATGCACGGTGACATGGGCGAAGCGGAAGGCGGCGGCAGAGAAGACGTTAGCAATGCTGGGGTTCACATCGGGAACATAACCTGTGTAGTCAGGCATCAGCTCAGAGTGGGCTCTCACCCCCAATACCCGCGGCAGGTAGTGATCCCACGACACGatctacgagagagagagagagagagagagagagagagagagagagagagagagagagagagagagagagagagagagagagaaggagagagagagagagaaggagagagagagagagagagagagagaaggagagagagagagagagagagagagagatgtagtaaTACTAACTAGTCCTGTGAGTTCAAATGGTAATATTACCGATTCATCAAGAATGCAAAATATTTACcactttaaaaatgcatgttaTTTACTCAATCATAAAGGTTTTAAACAAGACTCAAATCAGTCCTGAAGACATTCTGTTCACCTCAGAACTTCAGTTTCAGTCTGATCattattattgctttttttcacCTGGTGAATGGCACCTAGTATCTTCCGGGCTTCCTGGTACAGTGTGTCAGGACTCCAATGAGGATTGATCTGATGCAGTTCCTTAGCCAATCGGTTGTGTTCTCTCAAAAACAATGTGTGCAGAGCAATCATTCCCAGATGCTCATTGGCCCGTGAGTCTCCTAAATCCCACCCCCACAAAAAAcatagcaaaaaacaaacattagtGAGTCTATGTTGTCATAATTATTAATAGAAGATCAGCAAAACATGAATAATCAAGTCAAGTTAATCAAGGTAATTAGAGGCAGCAGTTTCGTAGTGAGGCATGGTCAGAAaactctttcttctctcaccTAAAACAGCATGAGGattttacgcacacacacacacgcacacacacacacacacacacacaaatctttatACAAGCATTCCATGATATTTTAACGTGAGACATATGACTGAATGAGATAGTATTGTTATTGCTCCTAATATAACCAACACACCAGCCTGAAAGCAGAAGGTCATGTTCTCAGCCTCCGTGTTGCGGTTGTGCGATGTCTCCGGCCGACTGGCGTTGTTCCCTGGGCGTGGGCCGCAGGGGTCCAGGTGAGGGGGCCTGCGGGGCAGGAAGGGCATGTAGGCAAGTCCGCGGTCTGAGTGCTGCTGGTTGAGAGCCAGCAGGCCGAGCGGGGAGGACAGGTTTCTCAGGGCGAGGGCCAGGGAGTCCGAGCTGCCGTACACCATGCTGGCGTCCACGAACGAGGTGATGGCGTTCAGCTGCTCACGCCGTTGGTATGGCAACGGGCCCACCCTGCAGCTCGGAGCAGAACGGAAAAATGGCATGCAACTCTGGACACGCCTCCGTGGGTCAGAGAGAgggatctgagagagagagagagagagagagagagacaatgagatgAAAAGCAAAATATTTGAGGGAATAATATTAGTTGTGCATGTTCACTATGTGTTtgcctgtatgtgtgggtgtgtgggtgtttctgtgaatttgtgtgaatgcgtgtgggCTACCTGTATAGGGAaacagggtgtgtctgtgttgcaggTAAGGGTGCAATCTGCTCCGGTCCTAAAGGCGGCGCTGCTGGGACTTTGAGGGGTCAGGGCTAAATCATGATCGATCCACTGACCCCACTCCACCAgcaggtgagagaaagaaacatcCAGAGAAATGTTCTCATTATGAGTATACAAAACACCCTGAGACACGGCACgcacctgacagacagagagagagagagacagagagagagagagagagagagggagggagagagagagagagagagagagagagggagggagagagagagagagagagagagagagagagagagacattgctCATCTTACTAAACTCCCCTGTAGGACCACAATGCTGttaattcatttgcatttgaacttgatgattttttttcccttaatgtcCAGAGACTGTGTCCTTTTATACTCATAATATGCCATTACAGCAAGACTATGGGTTACTGTCATAATATGCCATTACAGCAAGACTGTGGGTTACTGTCATAATATGCCATTACAGCAAGACTGTGGGTTACTGTCATAATATGCCATTACAGCAAGACTATGGGTTACTGGGTTTACCACAGTAATGCTATGGGTACagtgtgtggaggtgtggtcctggggcgggggggggggtgacttaCAGGAGGCAGACTGAAACCGTGGTAGGTGTACTGGGGGTCCCAGCCCCTGGGGGCTCCCCACGAGTCTTCATACTGTGGGGGGAGCCAGCGAGTGTATGGGGTGTTGGCTGCCCCCCATAGAGGGTTctgtctgagaggagaagacaacacatcagcacacagAGAATAGCTCAAACAGACTTTGACTGAGTCTCTGTTTGAGTGGTAACTGTAGGTAAACCGAACTGTTGAGTCTCTGAGTGGTAACTGTAGGTAAACCGAACTGTTGACTTCACATCACATTTAGGCCTATATTTtagtgtacatgtatatgtgtgtctgtgcacttgTGTAAGTTGTATCTTGAGTTGCGACACAATGTTCATATTTCTGCCCTAAGAGgccatgattgtgtgtgtatatgtgtgcatgtgtgtgtgcgtgtgtgtgtgtacacgtgcgtgtgtgtgtatatgtgtgtgtgtatacctgttaTTACAGTGTCCTGAGATGGTGCGGTATCTCTGAGACAGACAATCTGATTGACACACTGGGGTCTGAGTCTCTGAAGAACAGCCTGTTGACTGTAAGAGATTCTCCATATCCTCCACACTGAAGAGCTctaaaacacgcacacacccccacgcacacacacacacacacacacacacacatacatgtacacacacacacacacatgcacacaaacgtacacacacacatacacatacacacacacgcgcacacacacacacacacacacacacacacactacacgtcATGCTATATCAAGGTTGCTGTAGTGGACTTAGGAGATTTAACTGATTTGTGTATGCAAGACACTGAGAATTTGTTATTGCTTGCATGACTAGAAAATAGCATTACAAAGGAcagtatgtatgtctgtgtgtgtgtgtgtgtgtgtgtgtgtgtttgcgtgtgtgtgtgtttgcatgtgtgtgtgtgtgtgtgtgtgtgtgtgtacctgtgaggTTGGTCTGGCtcgtagtgtgtgtgcatgtgtgtgtgtgtttgcgtgtgtgtgtgtgtgtgtgtgtacctgtgaggTTGGTCTGGCtcatagtatgtgtgtgtgtgtatgtgtgtgtacctgtgaggTTGGTCTGGCtcgtagtgtgtgtgcatgtgtgtgtgtgtttgcgtgtgtgtgtgtgtgtgtgtgtgtgtgtgtgtacctgtgaggTTGGTCTGGCtcatagtatgtgtgtgtgtgtgtgtgcgtgtgtacctgTGAGGTTGGTCTGgctcgtagtgtgtgtgtgtgtgtacaccatcTCTCTGATCAGCTCCACAGTGTTGTCCAGCAGCTCTGCGGCTCTGATATGGGCTCTGGTCCGATAGCCCGTCTGCTTAAACTGGACCAGCAGGTCACTGGGACGCACAGAACCCTCAGACAACGACATCTTTActctgagacagagtgagagaggaagacagagaatatgtgtatgagaaagagtgagagagaaagagagacagaatttgtgtgtgtgtgtgtgtgtgtgtgtgacagagagcaagGGACTCTAAACCATAATCATATAAAGGACAGAGACATTATCCTCTCTAATAAATATATCATTTAATCATTCATACATCATTTCAAAGACTCCAGGGGAAACAGCAGTTATAATGTATTATTATAAATGTATATTAATAATCGTAATACATATTATTGCACAGCTGGCATGGTTGGTGTTAAATGCAATATTCTTAAGCTTTTTATGATAAATCGTCACTTTCTCTCAAATGTCAGAGCTTAAGTTAATTTGCTGTATGACAATGAGGCCCAGACATCTGATCAGTGTAACATCAGAGAAAATAAATCTTTGGTGCAGTGTGACATCAGAGAGAATAAGTCTTTGTTACAGTGTGACATCAGAGAGAATATGTCTTTGTTACAGTGTGACATCAGAGAGAATAAGTCTTTGTTACAGTGTGGCATCAGTTAGGATAATGTTGtgctacagacacagagtgtttCAGTCACTGACAGTAGAGTTCCTGACTGACCTCTCACTGGTGCGAGCGTACGCAGCCTCTGTCAGCTCTATAGCCTGTCTTAATGCCTCCTGAATGAACGTGGAGCCCAGatatgctacacacacacacacacacatacacacacatgcacacacaaacatacacatacacatacacacacacgcgcgcgcacgcacgcacacacacacacaaacacacacacacatacacaaaacagacagactgctgTTAACCCACTGCAGGACCAACCAGAGCTTTAAATATACACAATTTATAATGACTGAACACTACCATTTCTCATcgagtttgttttcattttaagagGATTTGTAACACTTTGAGTATGAACATATGAtcaatttacatttacatttattcatttagcaaacACTCTTATctaaagtgacttccaagacagacagaatataaACCAAAACACAGAATCCAACCCAGAGTACAAACCAAATGTTTGAAGACAAAAGTGAATCAAAAATAGGATTCCCTCATAGTTTCCTAGTTGTTGAGGAAGCTAATGTATTGAATACTGAATGAAAACCCACAGCATGCTGTCATGCTGACCacgcagagtgtgtgtgtgtgtgtgtggtctgttcTGAGGCAGGACTTTGTCTACCTGTGGAGTTTGGAGATGCCGTTCGGGTTGAACTCATCAGAGGACATGGTAGGATAAGAATAACAGCCAAGCTCATGCTTACAGAGTAGACAAaaccctgcaacacacacacacacacacacacacacacacatacatgcacacgcaaacacacacacacgcacgcacacgtacacaaacacacgcacgcacacgcgtgcacacacgcacaacgcacacacacacacacacaaacacacacacacacacacacaaacacacacacacacacgtgcacacacacacgcacatacacacacaaacaaacacacacacacaggttatttGTCTCAAATAAAgccaaacaaagacaaaagacacCAACAAAGATAATAAAGACAACAGaatgaaaccaaaaacacatacattctctcacTTTTGTGTGAAATCACACATATTTTCACTGTGACCTGTTTAAGCAcgattaattttaaaaaagcaaactgtCATTCAGCGTCGCAGAGACTATACTATAGCTGAGCTAGAGCTGTTTTTCACTAATGTagatttaaaatgataataCTCTTCACAATACTGTGTACTTTTATAGCCCTTAAACTCTCATGTAAAGAAACAGTTTGCGACAGACAATTCTTTCGCTTGTCTCCAAGAAATGCATATTTTTCCTGTATTTCACACCATGAACTGTGACCCACAACATGGAATGAGTTGTGCTTTCAGTCAAATATAAAAACTAACAGTAGTATGTACGATAATTAAGAATATGTTTGATGCTTACCATTGATGCGGTCTCCATCTCTGTGACACTTGCTCAGATTCTCTGGCTTCTGACAAAGGTGTATCTGCTTATATTTTATAGAGGTAAAACTATATgtacttatatatttatatcagtTTATCGGCTGTCAGATAAATATCTCGGAGCACAGAAGCAAGCAAACATCTATACCAAagtgtcatgtgtgtgtaactgtgaccTACTGGTAAATATCTGAGTTTGCTCACCTTTTATGGATGCTCCTGTCACGCCTCCCTTGTGTTGTGGGTCAGTtggtgagtgcgtgtatgtgtgtgtgtgagtgtgtgtgtgtgtggttacattTTTGGAAGCTGGACCTTTATAATTTGGCTGAGTCTACAGGTATGTGTAGAATCCCGTTATCTGTATCCGTGGTGACAACAATCCAACATCAAACGACAGCGCACGCATCTGTGTTGTCCTCAGAACAGCCCCAGTCGGTCCAGCCCCAGTTCCAGCACCTATCTAACCAGGTTATCTCTCCGCTGGACCGAGACCCCTACACCGCCCAGTCATCACTAGCTCTGCCTTACAGGTCAGTGTCTCCAAAGTCTTCGCTTATAACTCATTTTTATCAGGGAGGTTTTATgttacagacaaaaatgtacatcAGTCATTTTGGATGTTCATACAACCAGTTGTTCTCAGTTAATGAGTTCATAGTCTCTCATGTCGTCGGTCGTTACATACAGCAAGAAACACTTCACCACTTCAGGGCAGCCACATTATGTCAATGAAAGATCACATGGCAAGTCCCAAAGCTCTCCCCAAACTCCGAGTTTGTCATATGATTCCCGACAATCACACAATTCATCATTGACTGAGTAAAACAAGGTTACAATGGACGATTGCTTTAATTTCATTTGCATACTTCTCCATTTGATTATCATAATGTTGTCAGACTGTGATAATGAGATAATTGTAAtaaatatgttgtgtgtttcagggaCATGCGCGTCAAGACAGGACTGACCCAGAGAAAGGCTGCGTTGCATAAACACAATGTCCTTGGCCAGTTTGGCACCAGTTCTACGGTAAGTTGTGTAGGTAACTGAGACACGTGGCTCTATAATAACGTAAATAGTctacagtgcacacacacacacacacacacacacagaggtatatGCCCTACTTCTGCCCCGAGCCAAAAATCACACTGAAATTCGACAACAATAAGCTGTCTTTGAGGAGACATCTGTCAGGAATCTCCCTCtgacctcatctctctcttcctcacctTCCAATTTGACCTCTTTCCCTTatcagcccctctctctctctctctctttctttcttgttatGTTGCTCCGTCCATCTGACAGTGTCCTCTCTTCCAGGTGTGTCTGCCCTATCAGATCGTTCCAGTTCCAAGATGACGGGTGTCATGAACAGGTGGTTAAGGAtggggagaacagagagagagaggtagaaacGGACAGGGGGATTAAGGAaagacagtgtggggtggtgtcagtgtcagtgtcgaGTGTCAGTATAAGAGGGGGTACACAATACTTATGGATAATCACTCATTTTGTAGTAAGCGGGTTTTAACCTGAGAACAGCTCTAAGGCTTCgaattcacactcacactttgaaaagaagtgagagaaaagaagcgTCAATACCAGCCAACGTTGTCATCTCTGGCTTCCAGGACGCGGctcatcctctgtttttttctcttttcctctcccctctctccatctccctgtctctcactcacgtCTCCCTCTCCTCGCTgtgatggctgtgtttgtgtcagacatctgctctgacacacagcGCACTGATCTTTTCAGAAACGCCCGCATTCACATCAGGACTGTGTTTGAATACAATGCATCGAGCCGTCATGACGGGGGCGGGACATAATGTACCTAACACACTGTGGTTGGAAAATTCAAAGGCTGTACAGCAagacaaaccaaccaatcaacgaAAACCATATCTTACACAACGCGAGAGGAATACTACAGATTCAAGAGGGAATTACACAAAGCAGGACTTTTCAGTTACCATAACTTGAGCaaaccacaccccccccccccccaaaaaaactgtcCAATAGAAGAACATAAGAACATTTCTACTGGCCAATCTTGACTTTCAGCCATCATTAAAGTCATGTGTCATGGAACACCTCTCCAGGAATGCAACTCCATTGGCTGGATGTTACAGTCATATGTCAAAACGGCCAATGGGAGAAGAGTAAGGAAGAGTATTCTCGTCTGTTCTGTATGCTATTTTCCTTTATGATCTTATTCTAACTGTTCCCCTGCTATAACAAAACTACTTTATAACATCAGGCATTGGCACTGAAGAAACTGCTTTTGGATAGAAGCTGAAAatagagacacacaaacacagtgttcacCTTATTAGCTTATTTAATTGGAAGACATTTGTTTAACATTGTGGCTGTCATGATATTCTGATCCTGTGGGAGTCTTCTTTTAACAAACAGCAGTTAAGAGGCGTTAGTTCAGAGAGCAGTTTATCTGttcacgcatgcatgcacacacaaacacacacacacacacacacacacacgcttgtgagcatacacacacacacacacacacacttagttcAATTACACTTTACAGACCTTCATAAGACCTTTCAGATTATGCAGTACATTCAAACTTCTTAGTTTGAGGAATATatcttttttgattttttaaaaggcCTCAGATTGGTCTCACTCTGAAACAAAATTATCTTCAGAGgcagataaatagataaataaatctaaggatatattatcattattattattttaaacaaaaggaATAGACATATAtttaatactgttttttttctctttttttttctttaaaagctgttttttggTGAGGAGTGAGTCTGCAGAGAAATGGTCCAATCAGAGGCTGTAGTGTGGGTTCACAGAGTGGGCACCTCTGTTTCCATTACCCCCAGGAAGGAGACAGGCACATGGAAGAGTGATGTCATCTGCGGTGTCCTCTAGGCATGCTGGGACCACAGGAACCGATCACAGCGCTCCAGCATCGTCTGAATCACCGctctggagagggagagagagagagagagagagagagacagagacagtgacagagagagagagtgtatgtgagagagagggagagagagagagagagtgtatgtgagagacagagagagagacagagagagagggagggagagagagagagacagagagagagagagacagagacagagagagagagtgtatgtgagagagagggagagagagagagtgtatgtgagagagagagagagagagagacagagagagagagagagagacagagagagagtgtatgtgagagagagagagagtgagagagagagtgtatgtgagagagagagagagagagagagagagtgtatgtgagagagaaagagagagagtgtatgtgagagagagagtatatgtgagagagagagagagagtgagcagagagagtgacagagtgagtaGAGAGTGAAGAATGTAAGGTGTAAGAGGAAAACGGAGGGGGTGGTATAAAGGACATAATGACTGTTTTTGCAGACACTCATAAACCTTCACATTTCTCTCACAATAAGACCTTACAGTACTGGAGACCCAACAGCAGAGGGCGCTGATCCCTCCActcacctctgtctcctctcagcCAGTCGCAGTAGCTCACACACCACAGAGGAGTGTGCTCCCAGCTCCAGCTGGATCCCCCCCTCCTGAAGGACCAGCAGGGCCTGGTCTGGCCCCACCGCTCGGGCCAAGCGCAGGGTCAGGTTCTCTGGGGTCAGCTGGCTGCTCGGGTCCGTCACGCCGTTAGCCAGGTTACCGTTACTGCCGTTCCCCACCGGTCCTGTACCAGTGACGATCCCGTTATCGCTGGCCATACCGTTAGTGTTCCCAGACCCATTACTGACCCCTGCCCCGGGGTCAGGGTCTGTGGtgtgggaggagagaggagaactgggcgtgtgtgaggaggtgaagccgcactgctgagagagctggatcagCAGCCTCCACTCCTCCACAGTCTGAGGTActatacctgagagagagagagagagagagagagagacagagagtgagagagagagagagagacagagagagagagagagagacagagagtgagagagagaggaccagttGGCACAAATAAGACTGCCCTGATGTtcatatttattaatatattcTGTTCATTAGTATTGTTAATCACTTGTTATTATCTTATGGTAAGCAGCAGCTGCATACTCCAGAGGTGTGTATTTTATGCACTGGATTGGTATAAAgaaataattctgttttatgttctattttatgttttatgtttgttattgttttagtgGTTAGACCAATAAAGGATTTGAACTCTTGAAAAGCATTTTAGAATGAATTCTctaaacattaaataaacaaaccacagagaaaacagaaaatggcaGATTGACAAAGAGAATACAGGGTGAAAGACATCTATAAAAACGATTCAACGACCTGCTGAACGATCAGCGTCAGTGTAAGGAGAGAGACGACACCATCTCAGTGTGATAAACTGTCCTTACAGGAGTGCTTTTTCAGCTCAGGGCAAAGGTCAGGGCAAAGGTCAGCGCTCTgggctgagagacagtgaagacgaagaagaagaagaagaaagtgatggtaaagagagagagccggTCTTTATTCACCATTAGGTTCCTCCAGCAGAGACATGTCATCCAGTTTACAGATGGCAGAGAAGGCTTCCACTCTCCGCTGCAGCTCACTACACAGGTACAAATACCCCGTCCAGtacctgagacacagagacacagcgaCATGACAAATGACATAACACCATTATAACAGCCAGCTCAGATAAAGCACAGGATATTCAGAGCACACTGATATG is part of the Chanos chanos chromosome 13, fChaCha1.1, whole genome shotgun sequence genome and encodes:
- the epx gene encoding eosinophil peroxidase, whose product is MSLAVILILPCPLMSSTRTASPNSTAYLGSTFIQEALRQAIELTEAAYARTSERVKMSLSEGSVRPSDLLVQFKQTGYRTRAHIRAAELLDNTVELIREMVYTHTHTTSQTNLTELFSVEDMENLLQSTGCSSETQTPVCQSDCLSQRYRTISGHCNNRQNPLWGAANTPYTRWLPPQYEDSWGAPRGWDPQYTYHGFSLPPVRAVSQGVLYTHNENISLDVSFSHLLVEWGQWIDHDLALTPQSPSSAAFRTGADCTLTCNTDTPCFPIQIPLSDPRRRVQSCMPFFRSAPSCRVGPLPYQRREQLNAITSFVDASMVYGSSDSLALALRNLSSPLGLLALNQQHSDRGLAYMPFLPRRPPHLDPCGPRPGNNASRPETSHNRNTEAENMTFCFQAGDSRANEHLGMIALHTLFLREHNRLAKELHQINPHWSPDTLYQEARKILGAIHQIVSWDHYLPRVLGVRAHSELMPDYTGYVPDVNPSIANVFSAAAFRFAHVTVHPVVNRLGPGYHDNPEYPALPLHHSLFASWRVIQQGGIDPVLRGLLLSRAKLQKPGQMMVEELTERLFQTKGGLPFDLGSLNLQRGRDHGLPGYSAWRNRCNLSVPHNESELAMVLDNPVLARKLLVLYGTPRNIDVWVGAISEPAGPGGRVGPLLACLLAKQFRAVRDGDRFWWEREGVFNRHQREALRSVSLSRIICDNTHIHFVPADAFARTLHPEDLLPCTHPRITPLNLTAWREPDTDPRCGTVPRLLLGFSMLCDNSVLYQCPSGYQLHGATHSKCDPSTNQWTPKPPICKDIDECANRPSVCPQDMECHNMPGSFTCTEPHPPPLSVSSVVAAVMAVLWGVATVILIMTCYKRFFTEKQESVSRACCQRNS